CCGGCGGCACGGGCATCACCCCGCGCGACGTCACCCCCGAGGCCACCCGGCAGGTGTTGGAAAAAGAGTTGCCCGGTTTCGGCGAAATCATGCGGCTGCAATCGTATGCCGTCGTCAAGACCGCCATTCTCTCCCGCGCCGTGGCGGGCACGCGCGGCGCCACCCTCATCATCAATCTGCCCGGTAAGCCCCGCGCGGTGGCCGAGTGCCTGGGCGCCCTGCGGGAGGCCATCCTCGAGGCCCTTGAACATTTGCAGGGACGTGACCCGCATCAACCCGCCTGAATCATGGACGCCCACGGCCGCACCCTCGATTACCTGCGCCTGTCCATCACGGACCGCTGCAACGAACGCTGCCTCTATTGCATGCCGGAGGGATACCACGGCTGGCGCTCGCGCCCTGACCACCTGACCCGCGAGGAAATCGTGCGCGTGGCCCGGACCGCCGCCCGCCTCGGCTTCCGCAAATTCCGCCTCACCGGCGGCGAACCTTTGGTGCGCGCGGATGTCGTGGACATTGCCCGGGACCTGGCCTCCCTGCCCGGGGTGAGCTGCGTGGCCCTCTCCACCAACGGCCTGCGTCTGGCCGAGCTGGCGGCCCCACTCCGCGCCGCCGGCCTGCGCACCGTCAACATCAGCCTCGATGCCTTGAATCCGGAGCTGTATCGCCGGATTACCGGCGGCAGCCTGGCGCGCGTGCTGGCCGGCATCCGCGCCGCCGTGGCCTGTGGCTTTGAATGCATCAAACTCAACTGCGTGCTGATGCGCGGCGTCAATGAACAGGAAATCTGGCCCCTCACCCTCTTTGCCGCCGAGCACGGTCTGCCGCTGCGATTGATAGAACTGATGCCCATCACTTCCACGGAAGTGCTCGATGAACGCCACTTCCTGCCAGTCGCGGCCGCCATGCGCCTGCTCCAGCAGCATGATGATCTGATACCCGTGCCTGAAGCGCGTTTGGGCTGGGGGCCGGCGCGGTACTACCGCCTGCGCCACACCGGCGCGCTGGTGGGTTTCATCGGCGCCCTGACCACCCCCCATTTCTGCGACCAATGCAACAAAATGCGCCTGACCGCTGACGGCAAAATCCGCCCCTGCCTCGGCGACCATGGCGAACTGGATTTGCGCGCCCTCCTGCGGCGGGGCGCCAGTGACGCCGAACTGGAGCAGCTCCTGCAGGAGGCCATGGCCCGCAAGCCCCTGGCCCATTCTTTCCGCCAGGGTTTTACCCCCTGCCGGCCCATGACCGCCATCGGCGGTTGACGTGCCTGCCCCTGCGCGCCCACAGGCAGCGCTTGCGGCGGCCCTCAGGGTTTTGTTAGGGTCACGCCATTCATGGCATCCGCGCTAAACGCTTTTGCTGCTTCACCCCTTCGACGTAACCGCTTTCCCTTCTGGTTTTTGCCCCTGATTGGCCTGGGACCATTCTTTTGCGGACTGCTCCACGCCGCCCTGCTGCTGCATGAGACTTTTCCCTACCCCGACGGCCCACTCGTGCAACGGGCACCGGAGGCTTGGAGCCATTACAGCGGCACCTCCAACCAGCTTCGGGTGGCCCAGGGCCGGGCCTGTCTCTCCGAAACTTTGAGCGAGGACTTGCAGGTGTTTCTACCCGGACGCCCCCACACTGGCGGCGTGCTCTATGTGCGGTTTACGGTGAATTTTTCGCGGCTGCCCACCGGCGGGGGCGGCTGTTTTGCCCTGCTCAAGGATGCTGGCGTCAACAACAACCGCGCCTGCCTTTACGCCACCACCCTGGACAGCCCCGCCGGTCAATACCGCCTGGGACTGCGACTGACCGGAGTCACTTCGCCCTTGTACGCCCAATACCATCCTCAACCTTGTGCGCTCCAAACAGACCAAGTGGTCATCCTGCGGTATCAATTGAATCCACCAGCGGCCACCCTGTGGCTGAATCCCGCCAGCGAACAAGACCCGGCTCTGGACCTCCCGCCCGACGGCACCGCGCCGCTGGCCATCCATGCCTTCGCCCTGCGCCAATCCCTGGCCAGCGGCAATGGCATGGGCGAACTCACCCTCGACAGCTTGCGCCTCGGCTTTTCCTTTGCGGAAGTCGCGCCCCCAGGCGCGCCCCCCACCCTTTCCG
This is a stretch of genomic DNA from Fontisphaera persica. It encodes these proteins:
- the mog gene encoding molybdopterin adenylyltransferase, with protein sequence MKIGRVTISDRAASGQYADASGPEIERVLQEYLGPNHTFLRTIVPDDIPAIAAALRKLADDEQCALIVTTGGTGITPRDVTPEATRQVLEKELPGFGEIMRLQSYAVVKTAILSRAVAGTRGATLIINLPGKPRAVAECLGALREAILEALEHLQGRDPHQPA
- the moaA gene encoding GTP 3',8-cyclase MoaA, giving the protein MDAHGRTLDYLRLSITDRCNERCLYCMPEGYHGWRSRPDHLTREEIVRVARTAARLGFRKFRLTGGEPLVRADVVDIARDLASLPGVSCVALSTNGLRLAELAAPLRAAGLRTVNISLDALNPELYRRITGGSLARVLAGIRAAVACGFECIKLNCVLMRGVNEQEIWPLTLFAAEHGLPLRLIELMPITSTEVLDERHFLPVAAAMRLLQQHDDLIPVPEARLGWGPARYYRLRHTGALVGFIGALTTPHFCDQCNKMRLTADGKIRPCLGDHGELDLRALLRRGASDAELEQLLQEAMARKPLAHSFRQGFTPCRPMTAIGG